In a genomic window of Magnolia sinica isolate HGM2019 chromosome 14, MsV1, whole genome shotgun sequence:
- the LOC131226163 gene encoding S-adenosylmethionine decarboxylase proenzyme 4: MAISGFEGFEKRLELHFYGDDPMGLRRIDFVSIRQILDAVQCSVVSAVGNRCFDAYVLSESSLFIYPTKIIIKTCGTTQLLKSIPSLLSHAFQLGLGLCGCRYTRGSFIFPKAQPFPHTSFREEVLYLEEYLPSSLCYKKVCILPSKACHSWHVYTASDHHHMVDHLPNIFTMEVCMTQLDGVLARRFFRRRGDGNSGDVAGKEMTALTGIGDINPTALVCDYAFDPCGYSMNGIDGAHYSTIHVTPEDGYSYASFECVVSVDSDVMEALKKVARVFRPGTMSVSMCMGQNAGVADVCSRVAGALKPLGLEIRSRRVEEFPAAAGIVTFQTFTARRK; the protein is encoded by the coding sequence atggccaTCTCCGGTTTCGAAGGCTTCGAAAAACGCCTCGAACTCCATTTCTACGGCGACGATCCGATGGGTCTCCGCCGCATCGATTTCGTCTCCATACGACAAATCCTCGACGCCGTCCAATGCAGCGTCGTCTCCGCCGTAGGCAACCGTTGCTTCGACGCTTACGTCTTATCAGAATCCAGCCTCTTCATCTACCCCACAAAGATCATAATCAAAACATGTGGGACTACCCAACTACTTAAATCCATCCCTTCTCTACTCTCCCATGCTTTTCAGCTGGGCCTTGGATTGTGTGGCTGTAGATATACTAGAGGCAGCTTCATCTTCCCAAAAGCACAACCATTCCCTCATACAAGCTTTAGAGAGGAAGTTCTGTATTTGGAAGAGTACTTGCCTAGTAGTCTTTGTTATAAGAAAGTCTGCATTCTCCCTTCAAAAGCTTGCCATTCATGGCATGTTTATACAGCTAGTGATCATCATCACATGGTGGACCACCTCCCCAACATCTTCACCATGGAAGTTTGCATGACTCAGCTTGATGGAGTCCTCGCTCGCCGCTTCTTCCGCCGCCGTGGAGATGGGAATTCAGGTGATGTTGCTGGGAAAGAGATGACTGCTTTAACGGGTATCGGAGATATAAACCCGACTGCGCTCGTGTGTGATTATGCATTCGACCCGTGTGGTTATTCGATGAATGggattgatggggcccactattcaacgATACATGTTACACCCGAGGATGGGTATAGCTACGCGAGTTTTGAGTGTGTGGTGTCGGTGGATAGTGATGTGATGGAGGCGTTGAAGAAGGTGGCGCGTGTTTTCCGGCCGGGGACTATGTCGGTGTCGATGTGTATGGGGCAGAATGCTGGTGTTGCTGACGTGTGTTCGAGGGTGGCGGGAGCGCTTAAGCCGCTTGGGTTGGAAATTCGGAGCCGGAGGGTGGAAGAGTTTCCGGCTGCGGCTGGAATTGTTACGTTTCAGACGTTTACAGCTCGCCGGAAGTAG